TAAATAGCAGCTAAAGCTTGATCTAAATCTTTAATAATATCTTCTACATCTTCAATACCAATAGCTAAACGAATTAATCCTTTAGTAATTCCTCCAGCCAATTGTTTTTCGTCACTTAGTTTACTATGTGTCATGCTTGCAGGATGTTGAATAAGAGTTTCTACTCCGCCTAAAGAAACAGCTAAAAGAGCTAATTTCACACTATCCATAACTACTTTACCTGCTTTTACACCACCTTTAACTTCGAAGGAAATCATAGAGCCAGGACCGCTCATTTGGCTTTTTCCTAAATGGTATTGCGGGTGAGACTTAAGCCCAGGATATTTTACCCATTCTACTTTAGGATGGGCTTCTAAATATTCTGCAACTTTTTGTGCACTTTCTTGAGCACGATCTATTCTAATTCCTAAAGTCTTTAAACCACGACGAGTTAACCAAGCTTGATGTGGATCCATATTACAACCAATATTCACCATTACACCTCTAAGGTTTTTATAATCCTCCTCAGTTTTTGTAATAACCATACCAGCAACGATATCAGCGTGCCCATTGATAAACTTTGTCATGGAATGAAGTACGATATCAGCACCTAAATCTAAAGGTTTTTGTAAATAAGGAGAACAAAAAGTATTATCAACAACCAATTTGATGTTAAACTCCTTTGCAATTTCTGCCATTGCTTTCAAATCAGTAATGCCAATAGTTGGATTAGCTGGCGTTTCAACATATAAAACCTTAGTATTTTCTTGGATGGCATCTCTAACGCTTTGTACATTTGTTGCATCTACATAAGTTGATTCAACCTTGAATTTAGGATAAAGAGTTTCCATGATTCCTCTGGAAGGTCCATAAACAGCATTATGACTAACTATATGATCACCAGATCCTAAAAGGCCTAAATAAACCACATTAACGGCAGCCATCCCTGATGAAGTAGCAATACCATCGAAACCATTTTCTAAGTCTGCAACAGCCTTTTCTAACTCTCTAGTATTAGGGTTAGCAATACGAGTATATATATAACCTGGATCTTCTCCAGAAAAACAAGCAGCTCCATGATTTGCATCTTTAAAAGCAAATGTGGAAGTTTGATAAATTGGGCTTACGGCACTCATCTTTTCATCATGAATAGCACCACTATGGATCAATTTTGAATTGAAACCTGCATTTTTAGTATCCATTATTTTCTATTTTTTTATGGTTGCAAAAGTAAAAATTAAAATGAAACAAATATCTTGATTTCCAATGGATTCAATCTAAATAGATGATAAATATGAAAGCTAAATTTCGAATCATCAGATTTTTACTTTTTAATTTATGTCTTTTATTAATGAGAACAATGATTCCCACCAGAACTTAAAGTATTATTAATCAAATCATTGACCAATTCAGCTGGTGCCTTTGGAGATACACCAACAAATACATTAATATTGTGTTGTAGAAATATTTGAATGGCTTGCTGTCCCATTCCTCCTGTGATTACATCTGTTGCTCCAACTTCTTTTAACCATCGTGGCAATACGCCTGGTTCATGTGCTGGAGGCGTTAACTTTTGTTCGGCAATTATTTTTCCATCTTCTACTTCTATCAATGCAAATATTTTTGCATGACCAAAATGAGTGCTCATATTTCCATTTTCCACTGGAATCGCAACTTTTTTATTCATCGTATTTTATTTTTATTAATATTTGATATCACATTTTCAGCTGAATCATAATCAATACTACTCGAATATCTGATGAGCAAATCATTGAGATATGACTTGGCTTTTGGCCCTAAATCCCTTGCAAATACAATCTCAACAAGATGGTCTTTTAAATATTTAGAGAAGCATATTGCTTTCATTAGTTGAGGCTCACATATAGGAAGAGGTATTATTTGTTTTATTTTCTTATCTGAGTCATAGATAAGAAACACCGATGCATCTGATAAACAATCTCCTACAGTCATCTTTAATTGATTCTCAATCACTATTGCAATTATCATAATTCAATTTTATTTTGCAAATATAATGAACATATTCTCATTATAAACAATTTCTTTTTAATTATTGAAATAAATTCCTTTAATTTGATTGCATAAATTTGATAACCATATTTTTCAATTTTATCATTTTTCACAGGGGGGGAAAGACTAATTCGGAACATCTAATCATGAATAATAATTATAAAAAAGAAACATTTGTAATAGCCATTGATGCTGGTACACAATCTATTCGTGCAGCACTAATAAATTTAAAGGGTGAGGTTTGTAAAATTGAAAAAACAGAAATTGAACCATATACCTCTTCTGAACCGGGATTTGCCGAACAAGATGCTGACTATTTATGGAATAAACTTTGTGAAACCACACAAGGTTTAATGAAAAATATTTCAATTCCTATAAAAAATATTAAAGGAATCTCCATTACTACACAAAGAGGTAGCGTAGTAAATTTGGATAGGGATGGGAAACCATTACGTCCTGCAATTATCTGGCTAGATCAAAGAAAGGCCAAACTTGATAGATTCCCAACAGGAATGATAAAAAAAGGATTATTGATGATTAATCTATATGGTTCTATTACGCATGCTATTAAAGATGGGGAATCGAATTGGCTCAAACAAAATCAGCCAGAGATATGGAATAAAACATATAAATATCTTTTCTTATCAGGCTATTTTAATTATAAATTAACTGGCAAATATATTGACTCTATAGGGAGTACAGTAGGTTATATGCCATTTAATTATAAAAAACAACAATGGTGTAAGCCTGGAGAGTTTAATTCCAAAATGTTTCCCATTTCTTCGTCTAAACTTGCTGAATTAGTTAAACCTTCGGAGTTGCTAGGCCATATTAGTAAACAAGCTATGAAGGAGACAGGCCTTCCAGAAGGTCTTCCTGTCATTGCAGCCGCCGCGGATAAAGCCTGCGAAGTTTTAGGCAGTGGATGCATGACCCCTGATATTGCCTGTTTAAGTTTTGGCACTACAGCAACAGTCGAAACTGTCCACCCTAAGTATAGAGAAGTCATTCGCTTTTTCCCCTCCTATCCTTCTGCCATCCCTAACCATTTCAATACTGAATTTATGATTTACAGAGGTTATTGGATGATTAACTGGTTTAAGAATGAATTTGGATATAGAGAGATTGAGAAATCAAAAGAAACAGGAATACCAGCTGAAAGGCAATTCGACGAAATGATAAAAGACATACCACCTGGTTCCATGGGATTAACCTTACAACCTTATTGGTCACCAGGCATAAGAATCCCAGGCGTAGAAGCTAAAGGAGCCATTATTGGTTTTGGAGATGTGCATACCCGTGCGCATATTTATAAGGCCATACTTGAAGGACTCACTTACAGCCTCAAACAAGGAGCAAGAAGAACCGAGAAAAAAACAGGAGTAAAGATTAAGAAACTTAGAGTATCGGGAGGAGGTTCTCAAAGTGAAATCGCTATGCAAATGACAGCAGATATTTTTGGTCTCACAGTGGAAAAGCCACATACTTTTGAAACCTCAGCTTTAGGCGCTGCTATCAATTGTGCAGTTGGTTTGGGATTATATCCCACCTTTGAATCAGCTATTGAACAAATGTGCCATATAGAAAAAACATTT
This genomic interval from Lentimicrobium sp. L6 contains the following:
- a CDS encoding PLP-dependent aspartate aminotransferase family protein; this encodes MDTKNAGFNSKLIHSGAIHDEKMSAVSPIYQTSTFAFKDANHGAACFSGEDPGYIYTRIANPNTRELEKAVADLENGFDGIATSSGMAAVNVVYLGLLGSGDHIVSHNAVYGPSRGIMETLYPKFKVESTYVDATNVQSVRDAIQENTKVLYVETPANPTIGITDLKAMAEIAKEFNIKLVVDNTFCSPYLQKPLDLGADIVLHSMTKFINGHADIVAGMVITKTEEDYKNLRGVMVNIGCNMDPHQAWLTRRGLKTLGIRIDRAQESAQKVAEYLEAHPKVEWVKYPGLKSHPQYHLGKSQMSGPGSMISFEVKGGVKAGKVVMDSVKLALLAVSLGGVETLIQHPASMTHSKLSDEKQLAGGITKGLIRLAIGIEDVEDIIKDLDQALAAI
- a CDS encoding NifB/NifX family molybdenum-iron cluster-binding protein, with the translated sequence MNKKVAIPVENGNMSTHFGHAKIFALIEVEDGKIIAEQKLTPPAHEPGVLPRWLKEVGATDVITGGMGQQAIQIFLQHNINVFVGVSPKAPAELVNDLINNTLSSGGNHCSH
- a CDS encoding FGGY-family carbohydrate kinase → MNNNYKKETFVIAIDAGTQSIRAALINLKGEVCKIEKTEIEPYTSSEPGFAEQDADYLWNKLCETTQGLMKNISIPIKNIKGISITTQRGSVVNLDRDGKPLRPAIIWLDQRKAKLDRFPTGMIKKGLLMINLYGSITHAIKDGESNWLKQNQPEIWNKTYKYLFLSGYFNYKLTGKYIDSIGSTVGYMPFNYKKQQWCKPGEFNSKMFPISSSKLAELVKPSELLGHISKQAMKETGLPEGLPVIAAAADKACEVLGSGCMTPDIACLSFGTTATVETVHPKYREVIRFFPSYPSAIPNHFNTEFMIYRGYWMINWFKNEFGYREIEKSKETGIPAERQFDEMIKDIPPGSMGLTLQPYWSPGIRIPGVEAKGAIIGFGDVHTRAHIYKAILEGLTYSLKQGARRTEKKTGVKIKKLRVSGGGSQSEIAMQMTADIFGLTVEKPHTFETSALGAAINCAVGLGLYPTFESAIEQMCHIEKTFEPNPANVEIYRRLYKKVYRKLYRRLKPLYNHIRHIIDYPKIEK